A genomic window from Bubalus bubalis isolate 160015118507 breed Murrah chromosome X, NDDB_SH_1, whole genome shotgun sequence includes:
- the NYX gene encoding nyctalopin — MESCGMLSLLLHAMVLGLPSTRAAEDTCVNACPAACVCSSVERRCSVRCDRAGLLRVPAEFPCEAASIDLDRNGLRFLGERAFGTLPSLRRLSLRHNNLSFITPGAFKGLPRLAELSLAHNGDLRYLHARTFTALGRLRRLDLTVCRLFSVPERLLAELPALRELAAFDNLFRRVPGALRGLANLTHAHLERSRIEAVASSSLLGLRRLRSLSLQGNRVRAVHGGAFRDCSALEHLLLNDNLLAALPADAFLGLRRLRTLNLGGNALGRVVRAWFAELAELELLYLDRNRIAFVEEGAFQNLSGLLALHLNGNHLTVLAWAAFQPGFFLGRLFLFRNPWRCDCRLEWLRDWMESFGRTADVPCASPGSVAGLDLRQVAFGRSSEGFCVDPDELNLTASSPGSSPEPAATTVSRFSSLLSKLLAPRAPVAEAANTTKGPVNTSLSDSLPSLGVGGSGHKTPFLVGSGLLLSVAQHVLFVLQRD, encoded by the coding sequence CGATGGTCCTCGGCCTGCCCAGCACCCGGGCTGCCGAGGACACCTGCGTGAACGCCTGCCCGGCCGCCTGCGTTTGCAGCAGCGTGGAGCGCCGCTGCTCCGTGCGCTGCGACCGCGCGGGCCTCCTGAGGGTGCCGGCCGAGTTCCCGTGCGAGGCGGCCTCCATCGACCTGGACCGCAACGGCCTGCGCTTCCTGGGCGAGCGGGCCTTTGGCACGCTGCCGTCGCTGCGCCGCCTGTCGCTGCGCCACAACAACCTGTCCTTCATCACGCCCGGCGCCTTCAAGGGCCTGCCGCGCCTGGCCGAGCTGAGCCTGGCGCACAACGGCGACCTGCGCTACCTGCACGCGCGCACCTTCACCGCTCTCGGCCGCCTGCGTCGCCTCGACCTGACAGTCTGCCGCCTCTTCAGCGTGCCCGAGCGCCTTCTGGCCGAGCTGCCCGCTCTGCGCGAGCTCGCCGCCTTCGACAACCTGTTCCGCCGCGTGCCCGGCGCGCTGCGCGGCCTGGCCAACCTGACGCATGCGCACCTGGAGCGCAGCCGCATCGAGGCCGTGGCCTCCAGCTCGCTGCTGGGCCTGCGCCGCCTGCGCTCGCTCAGCCTGCAGGGCAACCGCGTGCGCGCCGTGCACGGCGGCGCCTTCCGCGACTGCAGCGCCCTGGAACACCTGCTGCTCAACGACAACCTGCTGGCCGCGCTGCCGGCCGATGCCTTCCTCGGCCTCCGCCGCCTGCGCACGCTCAACCTGGGCGGCAATGCGCTGGGCCGCGTGGTGCGCGCCTGGTTTGCCGAGCTGGCCGAGCTCGAGCTGCTCTACCTGGACCGCAACCGCATCGCCTTCGTGGAGGAGGGCGCCTTCCAGAACCTCTCGGGCCTCCTGGCCCTGCATCTCAACGGCAATCACCTCACTGTGCTTGCCTGGGCTGCCTTCCAGCCCGGCTTCTTCCTGGGCCGCCTCTTCCTCTTCCGCAACCCGTGGCGCTGCGACTGCCGCCTGGAGTGGCTGCGGGACTGGATGGAGAGCTTTGGGCGCACCGCTGACGTGCCCTGCGCCTCTCCGGGCTCGGTGGCTGGCCTCGACCTCCGCCAGGTGGCCTTCGGGCGCTCCTCCGAAGGCTTCTGTGTGGACCCTGACGAGCTGAACCTCACGGCTTCCAGTCCCGGCTCATCCCCAGAGCCGGCGGCCACCACAGTGAGCAGGTTCAGCAGCCTCCTCTCGAAGCTGTTGGCCCCGAGGGCCCCGGTGGCGGAGGCAGCCAATACCACTAAGGGGCCGGTCAACACCTCGCTGTCCGACAGCCTTCCCTCTCTCGGGGTAGGCGGCTCGGGCCACAAGACCCCGTTTCTCGTGGGCTCTGGTCTCCTGCTCAGTGTGGCCCAGCACGTGCTGTTTGTCCTCCAGAGGGACTGA